A genomic segment from Luteolibacter ambystomatis encodes:
- a CDS encoding RHS repeat-associated core domain-containing protein, translating into MKFIGLFRGVACVAAAILTIGATFAQTNSNATGARITRGLVPAQRVIIPADQQKGIALGETGNNADLFGDPNAAESTLPWFCRTQRTDLYVSPGPGITMTLQNPAAAYGDAGGGTPLYTDREYRLGVYGGGRSTTNKGVFRIRAYQKSQFSGTAVGVLPSDTTEFELPVPGEPAWSDFLAAGGKKEISFHGLQLFVEIYSEITQQAQQAGNFAPYVITHRGSDPDYYYIIDYKGWILPGTPMASTSNPVLAANAAFQPMYAINFTSRSPWKSKYIDLPHFTGEPLPSEYLGLSQQELSGVGGYAPPAIPSSYQSATVLDDTPELRQHPKLDKLVDDLNNDPVAIANYVHNEIALIDPLGYNEDGQTDPRGIWAGGMNRSAFGTYMEGAGNPWEQCALLVYMLRKANVPAVYVEPHKDDLLMLDTQLEKILGLRVQGAVDNAGQARMPVEVPVHYPWVAAWIQSENRWVHLYPWIKDTSVVEGENLYDYFPDDCKSGVEWVAKYLKGNDSNILTDQVSSNLPNGNGDFVIEAENFNENIPSTAAPASQWFNRDTDDVGGWMQAVNRDNLKDYNGPPENLSLDTAPVLEYVLDIPVATTYYVWIKGNASSAAGAPPRFDKCRIFFDGTLLGSADLPNSAGWNWAGTKTTGGKISFSASSTGRHKIRIGVESVGFGVDKILVTTNSSFTPTGDGGEGSKRTSVLPNVPSFQFKRFATQQLASKGVNYEDVGMKYLDRKLNRTSFDEFPRPYRLNAAAHTVYGRLIDRPNTFDTVRVVVNRVANPAENIPAIKLDSEEWFSMDLHCRPFFVHTGGGIGSQSQPSYGFKLGLWLFPYRGKLPISKFVNPNPEIGDFHNSGNRTWMQVQSAYFGYVAPYHYPNSHVTKDFINDPTINIEVIHVRQSRYLRGDVASVEMLSQGAGYTSAPTVIIDPPANIEKIAGYRNAVGIATISNGAVTGVTISDPGYGYDYDVAPPKITFQGGGGANATGVVHLSTPSQPRSVDSNGVWTSPLGVNPKQVIISRPVIADGDLGAICLTFGRVSQRMLDYLAECYRQVPGAPTQQSDMFKSAASAYLMGMEYYKRVGEFAVNNSRLHKHQVFSYYAAGLSKLQASIGSYFLDVDSNGKSFHAFNCVFPGKYVPVSAGPYPPNQIPPGGYTEAPAYVRASVDMFFSEVASASRGMVHTDNDLPQDPHRTDMTQLMISEISAQEHQVINDYYKEAASVSTVKLLQRAQALPERVSPNTGVLTLTKNNYASEGEKTYTKGAVSKKLKDWAPSIWSEVQTAFNDPQEGDYAKAYITPGNVNSAGLSYDGVGAMVLQPSVTGAYITSGPNYTNGGFGSTFDTPYYGSDYIGGGTLSLGSSGYSYSYFDSGSSYVAPASYSTWDYSSTYSNLSSSIYSPTNYQTYAWTQQATDYGFSSLGISDYFRETESRGAMGSSSFFGSIMVTGFSTYEAVYNGIGGAISSVGGGIDSVGRFISDNMSSTVGGWVSDPVDVVRGDFYVDAIDLTLPGPMPLQLRRNYSSLSTSDSQFGHGWKSSIMPFIGVSEDSDLLYAAEADGSVIAYRVDAADPTAFVPTMADNPSLKNLNEGGAGTSSNPMNNRIVKSTEGSSTIYTLSGPNGGVRRFKVKSFPIGSGANAITRERPYLESWKDAQGNMLSFTYYGDGPSPDTGAADYGQLAKISASNGNALGFNYDTYGHIAEAWTQDGRRVAYEYDLQGDLVKVTLPDGATHQYAYGQETTVASGETVQTSNHLLIRESKPEGRMLENDYDDSRRVIKQRAIVDSSAVPVQNAEFIYANTKNETTKTLSGTTTVKDAYGRSTVFTYVDGLITSEDDPETPAETREWYGANETGAGAYPRSLKKITDRRGVVKAFKYDSKGNVIEKSLGTDATPADIDGDGVASSGEKSVTTWTYNDRCLPVTQTDPSGMTTKWFYDDSLYPYLASRVEKWVGATLVSKVVRQFGARTGTSRYAKGLVEWEKTAEGSADESRIDWDYDDRGFATVKTSRTGTDDPDVAVLLKHNLRGELIEEKQTGAGDRPDQKWSYTYDAMGRRTIAQRQAGSLKSIVQTYYTLNGEVEWTDGMRTGVNDRVLNRYDKNGRLSERLQWLSAAKADGSGVETPQGDAAVATTFYSYDKFNNLIEVRTPRRNSIAAEYDGIGRATRVDYYSGYKGSGGVVKASRWLAYEPGGQVSQETSTLGGVTKCYYNARGQLRKRENSDGSIHEWRYYADGRPAKEILPNGSYKELVYDDANRTVTERLKSSAGTVLKTAVSVFDRRGNLTSETKGGFTTTTAYDGLSRPRTITGPPATSQAARRIDIFRYPDPLGRETRMTNALNEVTISLSDALGRVESVEIQDSAGHTVSKATTSYTPDFNGTTTTVGTGADALVSHTWTDTAGNVVLQSMADGTYSTTTYEAGETPIVQRDRAGNITTRTFDWQGNVLSEVRPGALQVNMVYDGAGNLLERQMPGGMTEKSIYDTAGRLTSNKLAQGTSTTRLTTFDYYPASHAWAGMLKSSTNAANVITTNAYDDCLRLASSTSTGPDPEDALTKSITYDELGNPNSISETGIGGTTVVTRSSDSSGLLLNETVSVGGTVQSDISQTLDAAGRRTGRTIADFTQTFGYRADGRMISTSVGSQTFASGFSTAGLLASRSGPYQNEAIGRDTLGRTTSRGLRVAGSLALQETTPQIGTTLGWSALDKVNQLQINRWGAGAWNELRKYEYDASYRLVSESYPQRPGASGNEVDQFYYDSNTFKSTGGAGVLVGRKRQSDGLAWKSAQLPVSGDFAREKSVTYEGKPRPVALSGTAFGAQTVRVDVDGVPAAVTFPGWQDSVGAWSASVALAKGSHTLTAVATHPSGWTAPAATSQFTVAPQNDVQTVGYDEIGRVISRSWTSGMAQALTWDPAGRLVKVVQTGVNPSVWTALYDGLNRRIRTTFTPQGSQTFTVREVYDPNVEFLSIGQGVSTGSGAVGWSWKAYSVDRSGSFGGLGGLGGLQAVRDSAGIWRGIASDWWGNTVGWFDTPGGALQWSNVRFGAWGAMAGWNTAVQDSAVPLHQLLGYRGLTTDPPGFLQMGLRPYEPVSGTWLAPDPMGHAGSLSLYDYCGNDPINQADPDGRFGKAVERGGAWVASTGNAISAGVAQALTGYSGPGGLTGSQIYTNYMFSPAGQLHAQQLDLAFEWIPGVNVAKWAVEGVTGRNFFTGADLTAAQQISSTFNASTAILSTSIGLWESTASSSVGAGSVFTVNPDGPKVGFQNSASNPYSPVSAVEKMPAVPGFCFVGGTEIATAAGARTIESLQVGDRVLTTDDASTTEVDPASWKKITLRMPNPECPSDLVDLSLLRSDEWIALTGAAPGRQVWIALEEMGLQGFAEVREIAPCPRISEGTGRVVLSTITHLNTFVMEVRMQGRADTLRLTDRHRLYSATRQDWVATSELKPGEELRTREGVEKVESVLPVTGIHRVYNLEVETVHSYFAGDAKVLSHNESGCSATSNQVGHLRNATGGVDFSNSPHLYPVGEGQSNIVQIEYTGTRSRDYKAANIAAGLGETSKAPQGYTWHHLDDYDPVTNTGSMQLVERPAHEATYPHRGGVSQYESAFGVPYDLSDPARASIRAAGLAIPGK; encoded by the coding sequence ATGAAATTCATTGGCCTTTTCAGAGGCGTCGCATGTGTCGCCGCTGCCATCCTCACCATCGGCGCAACATTTGCGCAGACCAACTCCAATGCCACGGGCGCGAGGATTACCCGTGGATTGGTGCCGGCCCAGCGCGTTATCATCCCGGCCGATCAGCAAAAAGGGATCGCTTTGGGAGAAACGGGTAACAATGCGGATCTTTTCGGAGATCCAAATGCCGCGGAATCCACACTTCCGTGGTTCTGCAGGACGCAAAGGACCGATCTGTATGTTTCACCGGGGCCCGGGATCACGATGACTTTGCAAAATCCCGCGGCCGCCTATGGCGATGCGGGAGGTGGTACGCCTCTTTACACGGATCGTGAATACCGGCTTGGCGTATATGGCGGCGGCAGAAGTACGACCAACAAGGGAGTATTTCGCATCCGGGCTTATCAAAAATCGCAGTTTTCGGGAACTGCGGTAGGAGTGCTGCCCTCCGACACGACTGAATTTGAACTTCCAGTTCCCGGGGAACCAGCTTGGAGCGATTTTTTGGCTGCAGGTGGCAAAAAGGAAATCTCTTTCCATGGATTACAACTATTCGTTGAAATTTATAGCGAGATTACCCAGCAAGCTCAACAAGCAGGCAACTTCGCGCCATATGTGATCACCCATCGGGGAAGCGATCCCGACTATTACTATATCATCGACTACAAGGGTTGGATCCTGCCGGGAACGCCGATGGCGTCCACCTCCAATCCGGTGCTTGCCGCCAACGCGGCCTTTCAACCCATGTACGCGATCAACTTCACTTCGCGTTCGCCATGGAAATCAAAGTATATCGATCTCCCTCACTTCACCGGTGAGCCTCTGCCATCTGAGTACCTGGGGCTGTCCCAGCAGGAGTTATCGGGAGTTGGAGGTTACGCGCCTCCTGCAATCCCTTCAAGCTATCAATCAGCCACGGTCCTGGATGACACTCCCGAATTGCGGCAACATCCGAAGCTGGACAAGCTGGTGGATGATCTGAACAACGATCCTGTCGCCATTGCGAATTACGTTCACAATGAGATCGCCCTGATTGATCCCTTGGGATACAACGAGGATGGGCAAACGGACCCCAGAGGAATCTGGGCCGGCGGCATGAATCGAAGCGCGTTCGGCACCTACATGGAGGGTGCGGGGAATCCCTGGGAGCAATGCGCTTTGCTTGTCTACATGTTGCGGAAGGCCAATGTACCAGCGGTATATGTCGAGCCTCATAAGGATGATCTCCTGATGCTGGACACCCAGCTCGAAAAAATACTCGGTCTTCGAGTTCAAGGGGCAGTGGACAATGCCGGTCAGGCCAGGATGCCGGTAGAAGTGCCCGTGCATTATCCCTGGGTGGCTGCGTGGATTCAGTCGGAAAATCGCTGGGTTCACTTGTATCCTTGGATCAAGGACACTTCGGTAGTCGAAGGGGAAAATCTCTACGACTATTTTCCCGATGACTGCAAATCCGGAGTTGAGTGGGTCGCCAAATACCTAAAAGGAAATGATTCGAATATTTTAACAGACCAAGTTAGTTCAAATCTGCCAAATGGGAATGGGGATTTCGTTATTGAAGCAGAGAATTTCAACGAAAACATCCCCTCGACTGCGGCCCCTGCCTCTCAGTGGTTCAATAGAGATACGGACGATGTGGGGGGGTGGATGCAGGCGGTGAATAGGGATAATTTAAAGGATTACAATGGTCCGCCAGAAAACCTTTCTTTGGATACCGCTCCGGTGTTGGAATACGTTCTGGATATACCAGTTGCGACAACCTACTACGTTTGGATCAAAGGAAATGCGTCGAGCGCGGCTGGAGCACCTCCCCGTTTCGACAAATGCCGCATCTTCTTCGATGGCACATTGCTTGGTAGCGCCGATCTTCCCAACAGCGCTGGCTGGAATTGGGCCGGAACCAAGACGACCGGAGGGAAAATTTCATTTTCCGCAAGTAGCACTGGAAGGCATAAAATCCGCATCGGCGTTGAGAGCGTTGGATTCGGTGTGGACAAGATTTTGGTGACAACCAATTCAAGCTTCACCCCGACGGGAGATGGCGGTGAAGGCAGCAAACGTACATCAGTACTTCCCAATGTCCCCTCCTTCCAATTCAAAAGGTTTGCGACGCAACAGTTGGCGTCCAAAGGGGTCAACTACGAGGATGTGGGGATGAAATATCTCGATCGTAAACTCAATCGCACTTCGTTTGATGAGTTTCCGCGACCTTATCGCCTGAATGCGGCTGCACATACCGTCTACGGCCGTTTGATTGATCGGCCGAATACGTTTGATACCGTCAGGGTGGTGGTGAACAGGGTTGCGAACCCCGCCGAAAACATTCCTGCCATTAAGCTTGATAGCGAAGAATGGTTTTCCATGGATCTTCACTGTCGGCCATTTTTCGTTCACACGGGAGGAGGTATCGGCAGTCAATCTCAACCCTCTTATGGTTTCAAATTAGGCCTCTGGTTGTTTCCTTACCGTGGCAAGCTACCTATTTCCAAATTCGTTAATCCTAATCCGGAAATCGGGGATTTTCATAATTCCGGGAACAGAACATGGATGCAGGTTCAATCAGCCTATTTTGGCTACGTGGCTCCATACCACTATCCAAATTCTCACGTCACCAAGGATTTCATCAATGATCCGACTATAAATATAGAAGTGATTCATGTGAGGCAATCCAGATATCTGAGAGGTGATGTGGCGAGTGTCGAGATGCTTTCCCAAGGGGCTGGCTACACATCCGCGCCAACCGTCATTATTGATCCTCCGGCAAATATCGAGAAAATAGCAGGCTATCGCAACGCCGTGGGGATTGCGACGATTTCGAATGGTGCTGTAACGGGGGTGACCATCTCCGACCCAGGCTATGGATATGACTATGATGTTGCGCCGCCGAAAATTACCTTCCAAGGCGGGGGCGGAGCCAACGCCACGGGCGTGGTTCATCTATCGACACCCTCCCAGCCTCGATCGGTTGATTCGAATGGTGTCTGGACGAGTCCTTTGGGAGTAAATCCAAAGCAGGTTATCATCAGCCGCCCGGTGATCGCGGATGGCGATCTCGGGGCGATTTGTTTGACTTTTGGGCGCGTCAGCCAGCGGATGCTGGATTATCTGGCAGAGTGCTACAGGCAGGTTCCAGGTGCTCCCACGCAGCAAAGCGATATGTTCAAATCTGCCGCAAGCGCTTACTTGATGGGAATGGAATATTATAAGAGAGTCGGTGAATTTGCTGTCAATAATTCTCGCCTCCACAAGCATCAGGTGTTTTCATATTACGCTGCAGGCTTGAGTAAGCTGCAGGCAAGCATCGGCAGTTATTTTCTGGACGTCGATTCAAACGGCAAAAGTTTTCATGCTTTCAATTGCGTCTTTCCGGGTAAATATGTTCCTGTTTCGGCTGGCCCGTATCCACCAAACCAGATTCCACCAGGAGGCTACACCGAAGCTCCTGCCTATGTTCGGGCCAGCGTTGACATGTTTTTCAGCGAAGTGGCATCGGCAAGCAGAGGCATGGTGCATACAGATAATGATCTTCCACAAGATCCTCATCGGACCGATATGACGCAGCTGATGATCTCGGAAATATCCGCTCAAGAGCATCAGGTCATCAATGATTATTATAAAGAGGCCGCGTCGGTTTCCACTGTGAAATTACTTCAGCGTGCGCAAGCTCTTCCAGAGCGAGTTTCTCCTAACACAGGCGTTCTTACTTTGACCAAGAACAACTATGCCAGCGAAGGCGAAAAGACTTACACGAAAGGAGCTGTCTCCAAGAAGCTCAAAGACTGGGCGCCGTCGATCTGGAGCGAGGTTCAAACAGCTTTCAACGACCCGCAGGAAGGAGATTACGCCAAAGCTTACATCACGCCGGGTAACGTCAATAGTGCCGGCTTGTCCTATGATGGAGTTGGCGCGATGGTGCTGCAGCCATCTGTCACGGGAGCCTACATTACGTCGGGGCCAAACTATACGAATGGTGGGTTCGGCTCCACGTTTGATACGCCATATTATGGAAGCGACTATATAGGTGGCGGGACCTTGTCATTGGGGTCATCTGGCTACTCGTATAGTTATTTTGATTCGGGTTCATCGTATGTTGCACCCGCCTCATACAGCACTTGGGACTATTCTTCGACCTATTCCAATCTCTCCAGCTCCATCTATTCCCCTACGAATTACCAGACATATGCTTGGACACAGCAGGCGACCGATTACGGATTCAGTTCTTTGGGGATCTCGGACTACTTCCGGGAGACGGAATCCCGTGGTGCGATGGGGTCCAGCAGTTTCTTCGGATCCATCATGGTCACTGGATTCAGTACTTATGAGGCAGTCTACAATGGTATCGGGGGGGCGATCAGTTCGGTCGGAGGAGGCATTGACAGCGTTGGCCGCTTCATCAGCGACAACATGAGTTCCACCGTGGGTGGGTGGGTCTCGGATCCGGTGGATGTCGTCCGAGGGGACTTCTATGTCGACGCAATCGACCTGACCCTGCCGGGCCCGATGCCCCTGCAGTTGCGGCGGAATTATTCCAGCTTGTCGACGTCCGACAGCCAGTTTGGTCATGGGTGGAAGTCCTCGATCATGCCGTTCATCGGAGTGTCCGAGGATTCGGATCTTCTTTACGCTGCGGAGGCCGATGGCTCGGTCATCGCCTACCGGGTCGATGCCGCCGATCCAACGGCTTTCGTTCCAACGATGGCTGATAATCCGTCGCTGAAGAACCTGAACGAAGGTGGGGCAGGCACTTCTTCGAATCCGATGAACAACCGGATCGTCAAGAGCACGGAGGGAAGCAGCACGATTTACACGCTCTCCGGTCCGAACGGAGGAGTCCGCCGGTTCAAGGTGAAGTCCTTCCCGATCGGGAGTGGTGCGAATGCCATTACTCGTGAGAGACCTTATCTGGAGTCTTGGAAGGATGCCCAGGGCAACATGTTGTCCTTCACCTACTATGGCGATGGACCCAGTCCTGATACGGGCGCGGCCGATTACGGCCAATTGGCGAAAATCTCCGCCAGCAACGGCAATGCTCTCGGGTTCAACTACGATACCTACGGTCACATCGCGGAAGCGTGGACCCAGGATGGGCGGCGGGTGGCATATGAATATGACCTTCAGGGCGATCTGGTCAAAGTGACCCTGCCGGACGGTGCCACGCACCAGTATGCCTACGGTCAGGAGACCACGGTTGCTTCCGGGGAAACCGTCCAAACCTCGAATCACCTTCTGATCCGCGAGAGCAAGCCGGAGGGTCGGATGCTGGAGAACGATTACGACGATTCCCGCCGCGTCATCAAGCAACGGGCGATCGTGGATTCCAGTGCCGTGCCGGTACAGAACGCGGAGTTTATCTACGCCAATACCAAGAACGAGACCACCAAGACCTTGAGTGGCACGACCACCGTCAAGGATGCTTACGGGCGGTCCACGGTATTCACCTATGTGGATGGACTGATCACTTCCGAGGATGATCCCGAGACTCCGGCTGAGACCCGGGAGTGGTATGGTGCGAACGAAACCGGGGCTGGCGCTTATCCCCGGAGCCTCAAGAAGATCACGGACCGCCGGGGTGTCGTCAAAGCATTCAAGTACGACTCGAAGGGCAATGTCATCGAGAAGTCGCTGGGGACCGATGCAACCCCTGCCGACATCGATGGGGATGGAGTGGCTTCTTCTGGGGAGAAATCCGTCACGACATGGACCTATAACGACCGCTGTCTGCCGGTGACACAGACCGATCCCTCCGGTATGACCACGAAGTGGTTTTACGATGATTCACTTTATCCTTATCTCGCCAGCAGAGTGGAGAAGTGGGTCGGGGCCACGCTTGTTTCCAAGGTGGTGCGCCAGTTCGGAGCACGTACCGGCACCTCGCGCTATGCCAAGGGCTTGGTCGAGTGGGAAAAGACGGCGGAAGGCTCCGCCGATGAGTCCCGCATCGACTGGGACTACGACGATCGCGGTTTTGCGACCGTCAAGACCTCCAGAACCGGTACGGACGATCCGGACGTGGCGGTTCTCCTGAAACACAACCTGCGTGGTGAGCTGATTGAGGAAAAGCAGACCGGAGCAGGCGATCGACCTGATCAGAAGTGGAGCTACACCTATGATGCGATGGGACGCCGGACCATTGCCCAGCGTCAGGCGGGTTCATTGAAGTCGATCGTTCAGACTTACTACACTCTGAACGGAGAGGTCGAGTGGACCGATGGCATGCGCACGGGCGTGAACGATCGCGTTCTGAACCGCTATGACAAGAATGGGCGTTTGTCCGAGCGCCTGCAGTGGCTCAGTGCCGCGAAAGCGGATGGCAGCGGAGTGGAAACCCCGCAGGGCGATGCGGCGGTAGCGACTACTTTCTACAGCTACGACAAATTCAACAACCTGATCGAGGTCCGCACTCCCCGCCGCAATTCCATTGCCGCCGAGTATGACGGCATCGGGCGGGCCACCCGGGTGGACTATTACAGTGGCTACAAGGGTTCCGGTGGTGTGGTGAAGGCTTCACGCTGGCTCGCCTATGAGCCTGGAGGTCAGGTTTCCCAGGAGACCAGCACGCTCGGAGGAGTTACGAAGTGCTACTACAATGCCCGCGGTCAGCTCCGGAAGCGGGAGAATTCGGATGGGTCGATCCACGAATGGCGCTACTATGCGGACGGTCGGCCGGCGAAGGAGATCCTGCCCAATGGCTCCTACAAGGAGCTGGTCTATGACGACGCGAACCGGACGGTGACGGAGCGACTGAAGTCCTCCGCTGGCACGGTGTTGAAGACCGCCGTGAGCGTTTTCGACCGCCGGGGCAACCTCACCAGCGAGACCAAGGGAGGGTTTACCACGACGACGGCCTACGACGGTTTGAGCCGTCCGAGGACGATCACCGGGCCTCCTGCCACTTCACAGGCCGCCCGTCGAATCGATATCTTCCGCTATCCCGACCCGCTCGGCCGGGAAACGCGGATGACCAATGCTCTGAATGAAGTGACAATCAGTCTGAGTGATGCGCTCGGCCGGGTTGAATCCGTGGAGATCCAGGATTCGGCGGGCCACACGGTAAGCAAGGCCACCACTTCCTACACGCCGGATTTCAACGGAACCACGACGACGGTTGGAACCGGGGCGGATGCGTTGGTCAGCCACACGTGGACCGATACCGCGGGTAACGTGGTCCTCCAATCGATGGCGGACGGCACTTATTCCACCACCACTTACGAGGCAGGTGAAACGCCGATCGTCCAACGCGATCGCGCGGGCAATATCACGACCCGCACGTTCGATTGGCAGGGAAATGTTTTGTCCGAGGTCCGGCCCGGCGCATTGCAGGTCAACATGGTGTATGACGGAGCTGGCAATCTGTTGGAAAGGCAGATGCCGGGAGGGATGACCGAGAAATCCATCTACGATACCGCTGGAAGATTGACGTCTAACAAATTGGCGCAAGGAACCTCCACCACGAGGTTGACCACCTTTGACTACTATCCTGCGAGCCATGCTTGGGCGGGGATGCTGAAATCCAGCACCAATGCCGCGAACGTGATAACGACCAATGCCTATGATGATTGCCTGAGGTTGGCGTCATCGACCAGCACAGGTCCAGATCCGGAGGATGCCCTGACGAAATCGATCACCTATGACGAACTCGGCAATCCCAACTCGATTTCCGAAACAGGGATTGGAGGAACCACCGTGGTGACGCGCTCGTCGGACAGCTCCGGATTGTTGCTCAATGAGACCGTCTCGGTTGGTGGAACCGTTCAATCGGATATCTCGCAGACGCTGGATGCGGCAGGCAGGCGTACCGGACGTACGATTGCCGATTTCACCCAGACCTTCGGCTACCGGGCGGATGGACGGATGATTTCCACGTCAGTCGGGTCCCAGACCTTTGCTTCCGGATTTTCGACCGCCGGCTTGCTCGCTTCACGTTCCGGACCCTATCAGAACGAAGCCATCGGTCGTGACACGCTTGGGAGAACCACTTCGCGTGGCCTTCGCGTGGCTGGCTCCTTGGCTCTTCAGGAGACCACTCCGCAGATCGGCACGACACTGGGATGGTCGGCTTTGGACAAGGTCAACCAACTGCAGATCAACCGCTGGGGCGCAGGAGCGTGGAACGAGCTCCGCAAGTATGAATACGACGCCAGCTATCGTCTCGTCTCCGAGTCGTATCCCCAGCGTCCGGGGGCCTCGGGCAACGAGGTCGATCAATTCTACTACGACTCCAATACTTTCAAATCCACCGGAGGCGCGGGTGTTCTTGTCGGCCGCAAGCGTCAGAGCGATGGCCTGGCTTGGAAGAGCGCGCAATTGCCTGTTTCGGGAGACTTCGCGCGGGAGAAATCCGTGACTTACGAGGGCAAGCCGAGACCGGTGGCCCTTTCCGGTACGGCGTTCGGTGCCCAGACCGTGCGGGTGGATGTGGATGGAGTCCCAGCCGCTGTAACTTTCCCGGGCTGGCAGGACTCCGTGGGCGCATGGTCCGCTTCCGTTGCTCTGGCAAAGGGAAGCCATACCCTCACGGCGGTCGCCACCCACCCCAGCGGTTGGACCGCGCCTGCCGCTACTTCCCAGTTTACCGTCGCTCCTCAGAATGATGTCCAGACGGTGGGCTACGATGAGATCGGGCGGGTGATCTCCCGTTCATGGACGAGCGGCATGGCACAGGCCCTTACCTGGGATCCGGCCGGCCGTTTGGTCAAGGTCGTGCAAACGGGAGTCAATCCATCGGTTTGGACCGCCCTTTATGACGGCTTGAACCGCCGCATCCGCACGACTTTCACGCCCCAGGGTAGCCAAACCTTCACCGTCCGCGAGGTTTACGACCCGAATGTCGAGTTCCTCTCGATCGGGCAAGGTGTCTCCACCGGCTCCGGTGCGGTGGGATGGTCTTGGAAGGCCTACAGTGTCGACCGTTCCGGATCGTTTGGTGGACTCGGTGGTCTGGGCGGCCTTCAGGCCGTGCGGGACAGCGCCGGAATCTGGCGTGGCATCGCGAGCGATTGGTGGGGTAATACCGTCGGCTGGTTCGATACTCCCGGAGGAGCCCTCCAATGGAGCAACGTGCGGTTCGGAGCGTGGGGCGCGATGGCGGGCTGGAATACGGCCGTCCAGGACAGTGCCGTCCCGCTTCATCAGCTTCTCGGCTATCGGGGTTTGACCACGGATCCTCCGGGGTTCCTGCAGATGGGTTTGAGACCCTACGAGCCTGTCTCGGGAACCTGGCTGGCGCCGGATCCGATGGGACATGCCGGATCACTTTCTCTTTACGATTATTGCGGGAACGACCCGATCAACCAGGCCGACCCCGACGGGCGGTTTGGCAAGGCGGTCGAACGGGGCGGAGCGTGGGTGGCCAGTACGGGCAATGCGATTTCCGCCGGTGTGGCGCAGGCATTGACGGGCTATTCCGGTCCCGGCGGACTGACGGGTTCCCAGATTTACACCAACTATATGTTCAGTCCTGCCGGGCAGCTCCATGCCCAGCAGCTGGATCTCGCGTTTGAATGGATCCCCGGTGTCAATGTGGCGAAATGGGCGGTCGAAGGGGTCACCGGCCGGAATTTCTTCACCGGAGCGGACCTGACGGCTGCCCAGCAGATCTCCAGTACCTTCAATGCGAGCACGGCGATCCTCAGCACGTCGATCGGACTGTGGGAATCCACCGCCAGCAGCAGCGTCGGAGCGGGCAGCGTGTTTACCGTGAATCCCGATGGACCGAAGGTCGGGTTCCAGAATTCGGCGTCGAACCCTTACAGCCCGGTCTCGGCGGTGGAGAAAATGCCGGCGGTTCCCGGCTTCTGTTTCGTGGGCGGTACGGAAATCGCCACGGCGGCGGGAGCCCGTACGATCGAATCCCTGCAGGTGGGTGACCGCGTGCTGACGACTGACGATGCCTCCACCACCGAGGTGGATCCGGCCTCGTGGAAAAAGATCACGCTGCGGATGCCGAATCCGGAATGCCCGTCCGACCTGGTCGACCTCTCGTTGCTGCGTTCCGATGAATGGATCGCCCTCACGGGAGCAGCACCTGGCAGACAGGTGTGGATCGCACTGGAGGAAATGGGGCTGCAAGGATTTGCGGAGGTCCGCGAAATCGCGCCCTGCCCGCGGATTTCCGAGGGAACCGGCCGTGTGGTGCTCTCCACGATCACCCATCTCAATACCTTCGTCATGGAGGTCCGGATGCAGGGCCGCGCGGATACCCTGCGCCTTACGGACCGTCACCGTCTCTATTCAGCCACCCGTCAGGATTGGGTGGCGACCTCCGAGCTCAAGCCGGGTGAAGAACTGCGCACCCGAGAGGGAGTCGAGAAGGTTGAGTCCGTCCTGCCCGTGACGGGTATCCATCGTGTCTACAACCTGGAGGTCGAGACGGTTCACAGCTACTTTGCTGGGGATGCCAAGGTACTAAGCCACAACGAGAGTGGGTGCAGTGCCACATCAAATCAGGTGGGACATCTCAGGAATGCCACTGGTGGAGTAGACTTTTCTAATTCTCCTCATCTATACCCTGTGGGTGAAGGGCAGAGTAATATTGTTCAAATTGAATATACTGGAACTAGGAGCAGAGATTACAAAGCCGCGAACATAGCTGCAGGTTTAGGTGAAACAAGTAAGGCACCTCAAGGTTACACATGGCATCACCTCGATGATTACGATCCCGTTACTAACACCGGATCAATGCAGCTTGTTGAGCGACCCGCACATGAAGCTACTTATCCTCACAGGGGTGGTGTTTCGCAATATGAATCAGCGTTTGGAGTTCCTTACGACTTGAGTGACCCTGCTCGTGCAAGTATAAGGGCTGCGGGTCTAGCGATTCCTGGGAAATAA